A window of Candidatus Saccharibacteria bacterium contains these coding sequences:
- the rpsC gene encoding 30S ribosomal protein S3 has product MGQKVNPISMRLQVSKDWRSKWFATGRDYATFLAQDLQVRKYIDGKFATRATIQKVDIERSPNLVTVTIHTAKAGVVIGRGGAGAQELKAGIEKIMGRPVRVNIEEVKRPELASRLVAENIARQLERRINFRRAVKLSAQNTMNAGAKGIRIEVAGRLNSAEMARREKVILGSVPLHTLRADIDYHATRAQLPGAGIVGVKVWIYKGERS; this is encoded by the coding sequence ATGGGCCAGAAGGTTAATCCTATCAGCATGCGGCTTCAGGTCAGCAAAGACTGGCGTAGCAAGTGGTTCGCTACCGGCCGCGACTACGCGACCTTCCTTGCACAGGACCTGCAGGTACGCAAGTACATCGATGGCAAGTTCGCTACCCGGGCTACCATCCAGAAAGTCGACATCGAGCGTTCACCGAACCTGGTGACCGTTACCATCCACACTGCTAAAGCCGGTGTCGTCATCGGCCGTGGTGGTGCAGGTGCCCAGGAACTCAAAGCTGGCATCGAGAAGATCATGGGCCGCCCGGTCCGCGTCAACATCGAAGAAGTCAAGCGTCCTGAGCTGGCGTCACGCCTGGTGGCCGAGAACATCGCCCGCCAGCTCGAGCGCCGCATCAACTTCCGCCGCGCCGTCAAACTGTCGGCACAGAACACCATGAACGCAGGGGCCAAGGGTATCCGTATCGAGGTTGCCGGTCGTCTGAACTCTGCTGAAATGGCTCGCCGCGAAAAAGTAATCCTCGGTTCAGTCCCGCTGCACACGCTGCGCGCCGACATCGACTACCACGCCACCCGCGCCCAGCTGCCGGGTGCCGGTATCGTCGGCGTCAAGGTCTGGATCTACAAGGGCGAGCGCTCCTAG
- the rpsQ gene encoding 30S ribosomal protein S17 has product MAKKFIGNVASSVQDKTIIVSVSRRVTHPIYGKQYTITKRFAVHDEKNEAAKGDRVEIVETRPISRNKKFVLGRIIERSHGEVVLKDDVEAPVAQTSEETAS; this is encoded by the coding sequence ATGGCTAAGAAATTTATTGGTAACGTTGCTTCGAGCGTGCAGGACAAGACCATCATCGTCAGCGTCTCACGCCGCGTGACGCACCCGATTTACGGGAAGCAGTACACCATTACCAAGCGTTTTGCCGTCCATGACGAAAAGAATGAAGCCGCCAAAGGCGACCGTGTCGAGATTGTCGAGACCCGCCCGATCAGCCGCAACAAGAAATTCGTACTGGGCCGCATCATCGAGCGCTCACATGGCGAGGTAGTACTGAAGGATGACGTCGAGGCACCTGTTGCGCAGACGTCAGAGGAGACTGCCTCATGA
- a CDS encoding nuclear transport factor 2 family protein — MIGTGHEHAAIKEVISNMPVLKDRKAWESVHGISLSEFVSMEHQLKDHRIEISGDEADAATYFQAVHHRTDGGKWLLGGAYHIRLQRLVDGWRVKSVKMVPVWSWDEPAGGAALAA; from the coding sequence ATGATAGGGACAGGGCACGAACACGCAGCGATCAAAGAAGTAATATCCAACATGCCGGTGCTCAAAGACCGGAAGGCATGGGAATCGGTACACGGGATTTCGCTGTCTGAGTTTGTCTCGATGGAGCACCAGCTCAAAGACCATCGGATTGAGATTTCCGGCGACGAGGCGGACGCTGCGACGTACTTTCAGGCCGTGCATCATCGCACGGACGGCGGCAAATGGCTGCTTGGCGGCGCCTACCATATACGGTTGCAGCGTCTTGTGGATGGCTGGCGCGTCAAATCGGTGAAGATGGTGCCGGTCTGGTCGTGGGACGAGCCGGCAGGCGGCGCCGCATTGGCCGCTTAG
- the rplE gene encoding 50S ribosomal protein L5 produces the protein MARLKAQYNAEILPRLIKELELGNIHQAPKLEKVTVSVGIGKHKDDKAYHERVVTTLKKITGQQPIDRMAKKSIATFKIRAGMNRVGVSVTLRGNRMYEFVDRLVNISLPRVRDFHGVKAGAFDANGNYSLGIVEQSIFPELSFEDTQVLHGLQITFTIKNQSAEHSRALLTALGMPFEKKADNAANKGKEA, from the coding sequence ATCGCCCGCCTGAAGGCTCAGTACAATGCTGAGATTCTGCCACGTCTCATCAAAGAGCTGGAACTGGGCAACATCCACCAGGCTCCCAAGCTCGAGAAGGTGACTGTCAGCGTCGGTATCGGCAAGCACAAGGACGACAAGGCGTACCACGAGCGCGTCGTCACCACCCTCAAGAAGATCACCGGCCAGCAGCCGATCGACCGCATGGCCAAGAAGTCTATCGCTACCTTCAAGATCCGCGCCGGCATGAACCGCGTCGGTGTCAGCGTGACACTGCGTGGCAACCGCATGTATGAGTTTGTCGACCGCCTGGTCAACATCTCGCTGCCTCGCGTCCGTGACTTCCACGGCGTCAAGGCAGGTGCATTCGATGCCAACGGCAATTACAGCCTCGGCATCGTCGAGCAGTCCATCTTCCCGGAGCTGAGCTTCGAGGACACCCAGGTGCTGCACGGCCTGCAGATTACCTTTACGATCAAGAACCAGAGCGCCGAGCACTCGCGCGCCCTGTTGACCGCTTTGGGCATGCCGTTCGAAAAGAAAGCCGATAACGCTGCCAATAAAGGAAAGGAGGCTTAA
- the rplN gene encoding 50S ribosomal protein L14 gives MIQQESMLKVADNSGAKSLLCIRVLGGTKKRYARVGDIIVASVKTANPTGNTKRKSVVKAVVVRTVAPIKRRDGSTIRFDENAAVVIGDDKNPKATRIFGPVPRELRELGYSKIISLAPEVL, from the coding sequence ATGATCCAGCAAGAAAGTATGCTCAAGGTAGCAGATAACAGCGGCGCCAAGTCCCTGCTGTGCATCCGCGTCCTGGGCGGCACTAAGAAGCGGTACGCCCGCGTCGGCGACATCATCGTCGCCAGCGTCAAGACCGCCAACCCGACCGGTAACACCAAGCGCAAGAGTGTCGTCAAGGCAGTCGTTGTGCGCACGGTCGCCCCGATCAAGCGCCGCGATGGCAGCACCATCCGTTTCGACGAGAATGCCGCTGTCGTCATCGGTGATGACAAGAACCCTAAGGCTACCCGTATCTTCGGGCCGGTGCCGCGTGAACTGCGTGAGCTCGGCTACAGCAAGATCATCAGCCTCGCTCCGGAGGTACTCTAA
- a CDS encoding prepilin-type N-terminal cleavage/methylation domain-containing protein: MSKHGILASQRKSEHGSGFTIVELLIVIVVIGILAAIVLNAQASVRNQAIDNSVKSDMVNFAKSVESQRAVTGSYPTVLTANMGIRFTKASYLTNRNNLYYCVNPTTDKFALAAQATTGNSWRYIAGEGVSSTPSPTSANTCALISQAGNSNYAGYDNGTGNWQAWVND; encoded by the coding sequence ATGTCTAAGCATGGTATCCTTGCCAGTCAGCGGAAAAGCGAACATGGTAGCGGTTTTACCATCGTCGAGCTGCTCATCGTCATCGTGGTCATCGGCATCCTGGCTGCCATCGTACTCAATGCCCAGGCCAGCGTCCGCAACCAGGCGATAGACAACAGCGTCAAGTCGGATATGGTGAATTTCGCCAAAAGTGTCGAGTCGCAGCGGGCAGTAACGGGTTCGTATCCGACCGTGCTGACAGCGAATATGGGTATCCGTTTCACTAAGGCGTCCTATCTGACAAACCGTAATAATCTCTACTATTGCGTAAATCCCACTACTGATAAGTTCGCCTTGGCCGCCCAGGCTACGACGGGCAATTCCTGGAGGTACATAGCCGGAGAGGGAGTCTCCAGCACGCCAAGTCCGACCAGTGCCAATACTTGCGCGCTTATTTCGCAGGCTGGCAACTCAAACTACGCCGGATATGACAACGGTACGGGCAACTGGCAAGCCTGGGTAAATGACTGA
- the rpsN gene encoding 30S ribosomal protein S14, translating into MAKKSMIARDKKREKLIERYAEKRAMLKAAGDLEGLAALPRNSSPTRRKNRCAITGRPRAYMRQFGLSRIMFREKASKGEIPGVTKASW; encoded by the coding sequence ATGGCGAAGAAATCAATGATTGCCCGCGACAAGAAGCGTGAAAAGCTGATTGAGCGGTACGCTGAGAAGCGCGCTATGCTGAAGGCCGCCGGAGACCTGGAAGGTCTGGCAGCCCTGCCGCGCAACTCGAGCCCGACCCGCCGCAAGAACCGCTGCGCCATCACCGGCCGTCCGCGCGCCTACATGCGCCAGTTCGGCCTGAGCCGTATCATGTTCCGTGAGAAGGCAAGCAAGGGAGAAATCCCTGGCGTAACGAAAGCGAGCTGGTAG
- a CDS encoding 50S ribosomal protein L18, whose translation MSRPSKLTSRLLRKQRVRARVIGSEERPRLSVFISNRHVSAQVINDATGTTLASATTLKQSEGTMTEKAAFVGTEIAKKAKEANVTKVVFDRNGQQYAGRLKALADAARKEGLEF comes from the coding sequence ATGAGCCGACCCTCTAAACTTACGAGCCGTCTACTGCGCAAGCAGCGTGTCCGCGCCCGTGTCATCGGGAGCGAAGAGCGCCCACGCCTGTCGGTATTCATTTCAAACCGCCACGTGAGCGCCCAGGTCATCAATGACGCTACCGGCACGACGCTGGCAAGCGCTACCACGCTCAAGCAGAGCGAAGGCACCATGACCGAGAAGGCCGCCTTCGTCGGTACCGAAATCGCCAAGAAGGCGAAAGAAGCTAATGTGACTAAAGTCGTGTTTGACCGCAACGGTCAGCAATACGCCGGCCGCCTCAAGGCGCTTGCCGACGCTGCACGCAAGGAAGGGCTGGAGTTCTAG
- the rplX gene encoding 50S ribosomal protein L24 — protein MFRLRTGDTVKVTNGAHKGKVAKITAIDNKKGTVVLEGLKQVTRHYRPTQLNPKGSTKDIQLPIHISNVVLVTDGKSATSRVGYVVKDNKKVRVARQAGNKEIK, from the coding sequence ATGTTCCGCCTCCGCACCGGCGACACCGTCAAGGTGACCAACGGCGCCCACAAGGGCAAGGTCGCCAAGATTACCGCCATCGATAATAAGAAGGGCACCGTCGTGCTGGAAGGCCTCAAGCAGGTCACCCGCCACTACCGCCCGACCCAACTCAACCCGAAGGGCTCAACCAAGGATATCCAGCTGCCGATCCACATCAGCAACGTCGTCCTGGTCACCGACGGCAAGAGCGCCACAAGCCGTGTCGGCTACGTAGTAAAGGACAACAAGAAGGTCCGCGTCGCCCGCCAGGCTGGCAACAAGGAGATTAAATAA
- the rplV gene encoding 50S ribosomal protein L22 has protein sequence MAASDIVTASAATRDIAQAPRKVSLVAALVRGRTVADALTILDYTPKRAALVVRKAIQSAKANAAHNFRADDKSLIITQLSVVAGPRLKRYRAGARGMAKPYQKRTSHIYVEVAGTVKKRAAKPAAAKPAVKEEEK, from the coding sequence ATGGCAGCATCTGACATCGTTACCGCCTCTGCCGCTACCCGCGATATCGCTCAGGCTCCCCGCAAGGTCAGCCTGGTCGCCGCCCTGGTCCGCGGCCGCACCGTCGCCGACGCCCTGACCATCCTGGACTACACGCCCAAGCGTGCCGCCCTGGTCGTGCGTAAGGCTATCCAGAGTGCCAAGGCCAACGCCGCCCACAACTTCCGTGCTGACGACAAGAGTCTGATTATCACGCAGCTGAGCGTCGTCGCCGGCCCCCGCCTCAAGCGGTACCGCGCCGGTGCCCGCGGCATGGCCAAGCCGTACCAGAAGCGCACCAGCCACATCTACGTAGAAGTCGCTGGCACAGTCAAGAAAAGGGCCGCCAAGCCCGCAGCTGCAAAGCCGGCTGTTAAGGAAGAGGAGAAGTAG
- a CDS encoding 50S ribosomal protein L23 — MSQFLITPRVTEKGYAQSQNGTYVFVVPDTLNKAQIASAVEQQYNVTVTTVNVVRQNGKAVRTHRGRGKFVKAVRSDMKKAYVRLKDGDSITVFEEAA, encoded by the coding sequence ATGAGCCAGTTCCTCATCACCCCGCGCGTGACCGAGAAGGGCTATGCCCAGAGCCAGAATGGTACCTACGTCTTCGTCGTACCGGACACTCTGAACAAAGCTCAGATCGCCAGCGCCGTAGAACAGCAATATAACGTAACCGTCACTACCGTCAATGTCGTCCGCCAGAATGGCAAGGCCGTCCGTACGCACCGTGGCCGCGGCAAGTTTGTCAAAGCTGTCCGCAGCGACATGAAAAAAGCCTACGTCCGCCTGAAGGACGGTGACAGTATCACGGTATTCGAGGAGGCGGCATAA
- the rplP gene encoding 50S ribosomal protein L16, whose translation MLLPRKTKFRKVRKGKNDGIATACNYIAFGDYALQSTTNERITSRQIESARQAMTRYIKRGGKIWIRIFPHTPVTRKPQDVKMGSGKGNPEFFVAKVKAGTVMFEMQGVAEPVAREAMRLAANKLPVKTKFVKREVN comes from the coding sequence ATGTTACTACCAAGGAAAACTAAGTTCCGGAAGGTCCGCAAGGGCAAGAACGACGGTATCGCTACCGCTTGCAACTACATCGCTTTCGGCGACTACGCCCTCCAAAGCACCACTAACGAACGGATTACTTCACGCCAGATCGAGTCTGCCCGTCAGGCTATGACCCGCTACATCAAGCGTGGTGGTAAGATCTGGATCCGCATCTTCCCGCACACTCCTGTGACCCGCAAGCCGCAGGACGTCAAGATGGGGAGCGGTAAAGGTAACCCTGAGTTCTTCGTCGCCAAGGTCAAGGCCGGCACCGTCATGTTTGAGATGCAGGGTGTCGCCGAGCCGGTAGCCCGTGAGGCTATGCGCCTGGCTGCCAACAAGCTGCCAGTGAAGACGAAGTTCGTCAAACGGGAGGTCAACTAA
- the rpsJ gene encoding 30S ribosomal protein S10, whose translation MADAKVQAPRIRIRLKAYDHKVIDQSAKQIIDTALRTGATIAGPVPLPTRKSTFTVVKSPHVYKKGGEAYEMRVHKRLIDIIGATPKTIDSLQSLSLPAGCDAEIRM comes from the coding sequence ATGGCTGACGCCAAAGTACAGGCCCCACGGATCCGCATCCGACTCAAGGCCTACGACCACAAGGTAATTGACCAGTCTGCGAAGCAGATTATTGACACCGCGCTGCGCACCGGCGCTACCATTGCCGGCCCAGTGCCGCTGCCAACCCGCAAGAGCACCTTTACCGTCGTAAAGAGCCCGCACGTCTACAAGAAGGGCGGCGAGGCGTACGAGATGCGCGTACACAAGCGCCTCATTGACATCATCGGCGCGACGCCCAAGACGATCGACTCGCTGCAGAGCCTGAGCCTGCCAGCCGGTTGTGACGCTGAAATCCGGATGTAA
- the rplF gene encoding 50S ribosomal protein L6, with amino-acid sequence MSRIGKLPVAVPAGVTITVDNGLITVVGPNGTLSQPLLNEVTVTVADNQAVVTRKNDEREARAQHGLIRALIANMVQGVTKGFEKKLEVNGVGFRVSGTPNSLEMALGFSHPVKYQAPEGITLKVEKNVITVTGIDKQMVGQSAADIRALKKPEPYKGKGIKYVGEVIRRKAGKAGSK; translated from the coding sequence ATGAGTCGAATCGGAAAACTACCCGTCGCAGTTCCTGCGGGTGTGACAATCACGGTCGACAACGGTCTGATCACCGTTGTGGGTCCGAATGGCACGCTCTCGCAGCCGCTGCTGAATGAGGTCACCGTCACGGTTGCAGACAACCAGGCGGTTGTTACCCGCAAGAACGATGAGCGTGAAGCCCGTGCCCAGCACGGCCTGATCCGCGCCCTGATTGCCAACATGGTACAGGGTGTCACCAAAGGCTTCGAGAAGAAACTTGAGGTCAATGGTGTCGGTTTCCGCGTCAGCGGTACGCCAAACAGTCTTGAGATGGCCCTTGGCTTCTCGCACCCGGTCAAGTACCAGGCGCCGGAAGGCATCACCCTTAAGGTTGAAAAGAACGTCATCACCGTTACCGGCATTGACAAGCAGATGGTCGGCCAGTCCGCTGCCGACATCCGCGCACTGAAGAAGCCGGAGCCTTACAAGGGCAAGGGTATCAAGTATGTCGGTGAAGTAATCAGGCGCAAGGCCGGAAAGGCAGGATCAAAGTAA
- the rplB gene encoding 50S ribosomal protein L2, with amino-acid sequence MALKAYNPTTPGRRGMTSQDFDAITTRKPLKSLLKIKKTTAGRNNTGRITTRHRGGGVKQFYRLINYRLPAGTKAVVEHIEYDPNRSARIARIKDQNDVYHYVIASNSMKQGSTIEVGPEAPIEQNNRLPLSKIPTGSFINNIELTAGRGAQVVRAAGAKAQLMARDDEYAQVKMPSGEVRRFRVECVASIGVVGNEQHGNVKIGSAGRKRRMGIRPTVRGVVMNAADHPHGGGDGGRHGAGKAPRTPWGQLTLGYRTRRRKDTNKMIVRSRHEAKRKR; translated from the coding sequence ATGGCTCTCAAAGCTTACAACCCAACCACTCCCGGCCGCCGCGGTATGACCAGCCAGGACTTTGACGCGATTACCACCCGTAAGCCGCTCAAGTCACTGCTGAAGATCAAGAAGACGACTGCCGGCCGCAACAACACCGGCCGCATCACCACCCGTCATCGCGGTGGTGGCGTCAAACAGTTCTACCGCTTGATCAACTACCGTCTGCCAGCTGGTACCAAGGCCGTGGTCGAGCACATCGAGTACGACCCGAACCGCTCGGCACGCATCGCCCGTATCAAGGACCAGAACGATGTCTACCACTACGTCATCGCTAGCAACAGCATGAAACAGGGCAGCACCATCGAAGTCGGCCCGGAAGCTCCTATCGAGCAGAACAACCGCCTGCCGCTGAGCAAGATTCCGACTGGTTCCTTCATCAATAACATCGAACTGACTGCCGGCCGTGGCGCCCAGGTCGTCCGCGCCGCCGGTGCCAAAGCCCAGCTGATGGCCCGCGACGATGAGTATGCCCAGGTCAAGATGCCGAGTGGCGAGGTCCGCCGCTTCCGCGTCGAATGTGTCGCCAGCATCGGTGTCGTCGGCAACGAGCAGCACGGCAACGTCAAGATCGGTTCCGCCGGCCGCAAGCGCCGCATGGGTATCCGTCCGACCGTCCGTGGTGTCGTCATGAATGCTGCTGACCACCCGCACGGTGGTGGTGACGGTGGCCGTCACGGTGCCGGTAAGGCACCGCGCACCCCATGGGGTCAGCTGACGCTTGGCTACCGCACCCGCCGCCGCAAGGACACCAACAAGATGATCGTAAGAAGCCGCCATGAGGCGAAGAGGAAGAGGTAG
- the rplD gene encoding 50S ribosomal protein L4, which translates to MATTKKQTALPEEVFAVEVKNHELLKLAYNTYLAEARTNAAHTMTRGEIRGGGKKPWRQKGTGRARFGSSRNPIWRGGGIVFGPRGNENFKLNINKSAKRVAIRQALTLAAQADKIVVLDTISFSGKTKEAAALLADNGVAEGRRALIVVDAKDQNAIRATNNLVDAKLVSAKYLNVYDVLNADRIIIAQAALPIVQEWLGGKS; encoded by the coding sequence ATGGCTACTACTAAGAAGCAGACGGCACTTCCCGAGGAAGTCTTTGCTGTCGAAGTCAAGAATCACGAACTGTTGAAGCTCGCCTACAACACCTACCTGGCCGAGGCTCGCACCAACGCGGCTCACACCATGACACGCGGTGAGATCCGGGGCGGTGGCAAGAAGCCATGGCGTCAGAAGGGTACCGGCCGTGCCCGTTTCGGCTCCAGCCGTAACCCGATCTGGCGCGGCGGTGGTATCGTCTTTGGACCCCGCGGCAACGAAAACTTCAAACTCAATATCAACAAGAGCGCCAAGCGCGTCGCAATCCGCCAGGCCCTGACGTTGGCTGCCCAGGCCGACAAGATCGTCGTCCTCGACACCATCAGCTTCAGCGGCAAGACGAAGGAAGCTGCAGCCCTGCTGGCAGACAACGGTGTCGCTGAAGGCCGCCGCGCCTTGATCGTCGTTGACGCCAAGGATCAGAATGCCATCCGCGCTACCAACAACCTGGTAGACGCCAAGCTGGTGAGCGCCAAGTACCTGAACGTCTACGACGTCCTGAATGCTGACCGCATCATCATCGCGCAGGCGGCACTGCCGATCGTGCAAGAGTGGCTGGGAGGCAAATCATGA
- the rplC gene encoding 50S ribosomal protein L3 — protein MKALIGTKIGMTQILGKDGVSIPVTLVQAGPCTVTQVKTVETDGYSAVQLAYGSGKNLSNAVAGHVKAAGVTPKVLREVRTENGEELSVGAALTVEAFAQGDLVHVTGTSKGKGFAGNVKRHNFNTSKKTHGGNGYSRKPGSIGSMYPQKVFKGKRMAGRMGAEQVTVKNLQVAYIDTANNLIGLKGAVPGPKKGILMIGGAN, from the coding sequence ATGAAGGCACTAATCGGTACCAAAATTGGTATGACCCAGATCCTCGGCAAGGACGGCGTCAGCATCCCCGTGACGCTGGTACAGGCCGGCCCCTGCACCGTTACTCAGGTGAAGACCGTCGAAACCGATGGTTACAGCGCGGTGCAGTTGGCGTACGGATCGGGTAAGAACCTGAGCAATGCCGTAGCTGGTCACGTGAAAGCGGCCGGCGTCACACCAAAAGTATTGCGCGAAGTCCGCACCGAGAACGGTGAGGAACTGAGCGTCGGTGCGGCACTGACCGTCGAGGCATTTGCCCAGGGCGACCTGGTACATGTCACCGGCACCAGCAAGGGTAAGGGTTTTGCGGGTAACGTAAAACGCCACAACTTTAACACCAGCAAGAAGACGCACGGTGGCAACGGCTACTCGCGCAAGCCGGGCTCCATCGGTTCGATGTACCCGCAGAAAGTCTTCAAGGGCAAGCGTATGGCTGGCCGCATGGGCGCAGAGCAGGTCACTGTCAAGAACCTGCAGGTCGCATACATCGACACCGCCAACAACCTTATCGGCCTGAAGGGCGCTGTGCCTGGTCCGAAAAAGGGCATCCTCATGATCGGAGGAGCTAACTAA
- the rpsS gene encoding 30S ribosomal protein S19 — translation MSRSLKKGPYVDVKLAKKVASLGQGDRTIIKTWARASTITPDMVSRTIAVYNGKLHVPVLVSENMVGHKLGEFAPTRKFRGHAKKAK, via the coding sequence ATGAGTCGTTCTCTCAAAAAGGGACCATACGTCGACGTCAAGCTCGCAAAGAAAGTGGCGAGCTTGGGTCAGGGCGACCGCACCATCATCAAGACCTGGGCTCGTGCCAGCACGATTACCCCGGACATGGTCAGTCGCACCATTGCCGTATATAACGGCAAGTTGCACGTCCCAGTACTAGTTTCAGAAAACATGGTCGGCCACAAGCTCGGTGAGTTTGCTCCGACCCGTAAGTTCCGCGGCCACGCGAAGAAGGCGAAATAA
- the rpsH gene encoding 30S ribosomal protein S8 — translation MALLSTDPIADLLTRIRNAAMAGKTTVTVPYSKQKETISRELARAKYLSTVEVEGDGVAKAIVLSLAGPDENIAFTEIARISKPGRRVYVSAADIPRIKNGRGIVIISTSKGMMTGQEARKQRLGGEVICSIY, via the coding sequence ATGGCATTACTATCAACAGACCCAATTGCAGACCTGCTGACCCGGATCCGGAACGCCGCTATGGCCGGTAAGACTACCGTCACGGTTCCGTACAGCAAGCAGAAAGAAACCATCAGCCGTGAACTGGCCCGCGCCAAGTACCTTTCAACCGTCGAGGTTGAAGGTGACGGCGTCGCTAAAGCTATCGTTTTGAGCCTGGCTGGCCCCGACGAGAATATCGCATTCACCGAGATTGCCCGTATTTCAAAGCCAGGCCGCCGCGTCTACGTCAGCGCCGCTGACATTCCACGCATCAAGAACGGCCGCGGCATCGTCATCATCAGCACCTCCAAGGGCATGATGACCGGCCAGGAAGCCCGCAAGCAGCGCCTTGGTGGTGAAGTAATCTGTAGCATTTACTAA
- the rpmC gene encoding 50S ribosomal protein L29, whose product MADTKEAKVNYAELSEAEIVSQLAEKRSELNDKLRANKAGELANPRAIRTIRRDIARLLTARNAFVSVEQPAKTEGEEE is encoded by the coding sequence ATGGCTGACACTAAAGAAGCAAAGGTGAACTACGCCGAGTTGAGCGAAGCAGAGATCGTAAGCCAGCTGGCTGAAAAGCGCAGCGAACTCAACGACAAGCTCCGCGCCAACAAGGCCGGTGAACTGGCTAACCCACGCGCTATCCGGACTATCCGCCGCGATATCGCCCGTCTTCTCACGGCTCGCAACGCTTTTGTCAGCGTCGAACAGCCTGCGAAGACCGAAGGAGAAGAGGAATAA
- a CDS encoding M15 family metallopeptidase — MKSFSQIRISVLYMLIFLATATGFAAATYELADSVEGHYAELSMQVDNIRVTKPERVVTLPKVATPVIVKNVADITRNDGKWVLVNKTKRLPLEYIPAELVPVTVPHRNESDKSSLRLHTLVKSPLETLFADAKKAGHTLMVSSAYRSASLQQTYFNEYVSTRGLAIAERYSAHPGASEHQTGLAVDVSTENERCYAGECYIGAAASKWIADNAHRYGFVVRYQKGKEDITGYNYEPWHLRYFGEELATALHSSGMVYEEVVPYLLGEKEHEHVHED; from the coding sequence ATGAAGAGTTTTTCGCAGATCCGCATCAGCGTGTTATACATGCTTATTTTCTTAGCAACCGCCACGGGATTCGCAGCTGCGACCTACGAGCTGGCCGACAGCGTCGAAGGTCACTATGCCGAGCTATCCATGCAGGTCGATAACATACGTGTCACCAAGCCCGAGCGCGTCGTCACCCTGCCCAAAGTCGCCACCCCTGTCATCGTCAAGAACGTCGCTGACATTACCCGCAACGACGGCAAATGGGTACTGGTCAACAAGACTAAGCGCCTGCCACTCGAATACATTCCTGCCGAACTGGTGCCCGTCACCGTCCCGCACCGTAACGAAAGCGATAAAAGCAGCCTCCGCCTGCACACGCTCGTCAAGTCACCACTCGAAACCTTGTTTGCCGACGCCAAAAAGGCTGGCCATACGCTGATGGTCAGTAGCGCCTACCGCTCCGCCAGCCTGCAACAGACCTATTTTAATGAGTACGTCTCGACACGCGGCCTGGCAATCGCCGAACGCTACAGCGCCCACCCCGGCGCCAGTGAGCACCAGACCGGCCTGGCCGTGGATGTCAGTACCGAGAACGAGCGCTGCTACGCCGGCGAGTGCTATATCGGTGCCGCCGCCAGCAAGTGGATCGCCGATAACGCCCACCGCTACGGCTTCGTCGTTCGCTATCAAAAGGGCAAAGAAGACATTACCGGCTACAACTATGAGCCGTGGCACCTGCGCTACTTCGGCGAGGAACTGGCTACCGCCCTGCATAGCAGCGGGATGGTCTATGAAGAGGTCGTGCCATACCTGCTTGGCGAAAAAGAGCACGAACACGTCCACGAAGATTAG